A stretch of the Desulfobacter sp. genome encodes the following:
- a CDS encoding IS4 family transposase has product MTHISVPKKQLRSLNFDNFRCSLIKSLSKAPELQSRGDRPLKMTFEDQINALVYFHLQEHKSARHLIQDLKENVFAKENIAPDGGISRSSFCEAINHRGLEQLQFIFEDLYKQALECHPGEHAELGELVSIDGSLINAVLSMHWANYRKGSKKAKVHCGFDINHGIPNKIFLTEGNGAERTFVPKILSKGQTGVMDRGYQSHKEFDLLQEQGKHFVCRIKTRTTRTIIDNHETPSDSYIFYDALVKLGTPNQNQTKRPVRVVGYKIAGVKYYVATDRHDLTAEQIATIYKLRWTIEDFFKWWKEHLKVYHLIARSEYGLMVQILGGLITYLLLTIHCQKQFNEKVTIKRVRQLRTAILNDLFGCEEQGSHSSNRDNIVKDQKIIEQAKT; this is encoded by the coding sequence ATGACGCACATCTCAGTCCCTAAAAAACAACTACGGTCCCTGAACTTTGACAATTTCAGGTGCTCTCTGATAAAGTCACTTTCAAAAGCACCGGAATTACAATCTCGAGGAGACCGCCCTTTAAAAATGACATTCGAAGACCAGATAAATGCTTTGGTTTATTTCCATCTTCAGGAGCACAAGTCTGCCCGACATTTAATTCAGGATCTCAAGGAGAATGTTTTTGCTAAAGAAAATATTGCGCCAGACGGTGGTATCAGCCGTAGTAGTTTCTGTGAAGCCATCAATCACAGGGGACTCGAACAACTGCAATTTATCTTTGAGGATCTTTATAAACAGGCTCTTGAGTGTCATCCGGGTGAACACGCCGAGTTAGGAGAGTTGGTTTCCATTGACGGTAGTCTCATAAATGCAGTCCTTTCAATGCACTGGGCGAACTACAGAAAAGGAAGTAAAAAAGCCAAAGTACATTGCGGATTTGACATTAATCACGGAATCCCAAACAAAATCTTTTTGACTGAAGGCAACGGCGCTGAACGCACTTTTGTTCCCAAAATACTTTCCAAGGGGCAAACAGGTGTTATGGATCGTGGATATCAATCCCATAAAGAATTTGACCTGCTTCAGGAGCAAGGCAAACATTTTGTCTGCCGTATAAAAACCAGGACAACAAGAACAATTATTGATAACCACGAGACCCCTTCCGACAGCTACATTTTTTATGATGCACTGGTTAAACTTGGTACTCCGAATCAAAACCAGACGAAAAGGCCTGTTCGGGTTGTTGGCTATAAAATTGCTGGCGTCAAATACTATGTGGCAACTGACAGGCATGATTTAACAGCGGAACAAATAGCAACAATTTATAAACTCCGGTGGACCATTGAGGATTTTTTCAAATGGTGGAAAGAACATCTGAAGGTATATCATCTCATTGCCCGCAGTGAATACGGCCTTATGGTTCAGATTCTTGGCGGCCTTATCACTTACCTGTTACTGACAATCCATTGCCAAAAACAGTTTAATGAAAAGGTCACGATCAAAAGAGTTCGGCAGCTGCGAACCGCCATTCTAAATGACCTGTTTGGCTGCGAGGAGCAGGGCTCTCATAGTTCAAACAGGGACAATATTGTCAAAGATCAAAAAATTATTGAGCAAGCAAAAACCTAA
- a CDS encoding TetR/AcrR family transcriptional regulator, translated as MGDKREDRKKRNQARNRQEVLWATVNLFFEKGYKGVTVPEIARAVEFGVGTLYRLFPGGKEEIYHAMQTIVVQAFEEKVDFFTAQAGDEVEIIRQYIRSAAAVYDAYPKQMAMYLRDTAGVGLDLGYGLPESLASRYRACGKHVEKAIRTGEQKGRFNAFPKGAPMMCLRSIINGFFMNNQDNEPQMTMEKRVELIETFFFNGLLIE; from the coding sequence ATGGGAGACAAAAGAGAAGACCGGAAGAAGCGCAACCAGGCACGCAACCGCCAGGAGGTACTCTGGGCCACGGTAAACCTGTTCTTTGAAAAAGGATACAAGGGGGTGACCGTGCCTGAAATTGCCAGGGCCGTTGAATTTGGCGTGGGCACGCTTTACCGCCTTTTTCCCGGCGGAAAAGAAGAAATCTACCATGCCATGCAGACCATCGTGGTTCAGGCCTTTGAAGAAAAAGTAGACTTTTTCACGGCCCAGGCAGGAGATGAGGTTGAGATCATCCGCCAATATATCCGGTCAGCAGCGGCCGTGTATGATGCCTACCCCAAACAGATGGCCATGTATCTGCGGGACACGGCAGGGGTCGGTTTAGACCTTGGGTACGGGCTGCCCGAATCCCTTGCATCCCGGTACAGGGCCTGCGGGAAACATGTTGAAAAAGCCATCAGGACAGGAGAACAAAAGGGCCGGTTCAACGCCTTTCCCAAGGGGGCTCCCATGATGTGCCTGCGCAGTATTATCAACGGTTTTTTCATGAACAACCAAGACAATGAGCCCCAAATGACAATGGAAAAACGGGTGGAGTTGATTGAAACGTTTTTCTTTAACGGACTATTGATTGAATAA
- a CDS encoding ISL3 family transposase → MSTSFIYHAFGLRDYFYKTTRFIGGIITFELIPKPEAVKCPECNSRSVTRKGIVTRDLRTIPVGSKPVILRTAIQRIWCPFCQFVRQIKLSFAQEGKSYTRAFERYVLELSQFMTIKDIAIHLRISWDTIKQIQKEDLLRRYRNIPLEKVRQIAIDEISIGKGHKYLTIVMDLESGRILHVGEGKGGEALKSFWTKVKISKAKIKAVSIDMSPAYLSAVIENLSGSAIVFDRFHVVKLFNEKLSDFRRKLYNLLANTGQQKLLKGVRWLLLKNPENLSDDKKEAQRLEEALKINQPLLAVYYMKEELRQIWNQKKKETAEKIVSNWINLANISKIPMLMKFAKTLAVHRQRILSYYDYRISTGPLEGTNNKIKTMKRKAYEYRDSEFFRLKLLDLHNKRYALIG, encoded by the coding sequence ATGTCCACAAGCTTCATATACCATGCCTTTGGCCTTCGTGACTACTTTTATAAAACAACGCGTTTCATCGGTGGAATAATCACTTTTGAACTCATACCAAAACCGGAGGCGGTAAAATGCCCGGAATGTAATTCCAGGTCCGTCACCAGGAAAGGGATTGTGACAAGAGATCTCAGAACAATACCGGTAGGTTCAAAACCCGTGATTCTCAGGACGGCTATCCAGAGAATTTGGTGTCCGTTCTGTCAATTTGTCCGGCAAATCAAACTATCCTTTGCCCAGGAGGGGAAAAGCTATACCCGGGCTTTTGAACGGTATGTCTTGGAGTTGTCTCAGTTCATGACAATCAAAGATATTGCCATCCATTTAAGGATCAGCTGGGATACGATAAAGCAGATCCAGAAAGAAGACCTGCTGAGGCGTTATCGAAATATCCCCCTTGAGAAAGTCCGGCAGATTGCCATAGATGAAATTTCCATAGGGAAAGGGCATAAATACTTGACCATCGTGATGGATCTGGAATCCGGTAGAATTCTGCACGTGGGAGAAGGAAAAGGTGGTGAAGCTTTGAAATCTTTTTGGACAAAAGTGAAAATATCGAAAGCAAAAATCAAAGCCGTCAGCATCGATATGTCCCCGGCATACTTGAGTGCTGTTATTGAAAATCTTTCTGGTTCAGCAATTGTCTTTGACAGATTTCATGTTGTTAAATTGTTCAATGAGAAACTGTCGGATTTCAGGCGAAAGCTCTACAACCTTCTTGCCAATACCGGGCAACAAAAACTTCTGAAGGGAGTCCGGTGGCTTTTGTTAAAAAATCCCGAAAACCTCAGTGATGACAAGAAGGAGGCCCAACGGTTAGAAGAAGCATTGAAAATAAATCAGCCGCTATTGGCAGTCTACTACATGAAAGAGGAACTCAGGCAAATATGGAATCAAAAGAAAAAAGAAACAGCTGAAAAGATAGTCAGCAATTGGATCAATCTGGCCAATATTTCCAAAATTCCAATGTTGATGAAATTTGCCAAGACCTTGGCTGTGCACAGGCAAAGAATCCTTTCATACTATGATTACAGGATATCTACAGGTCCTTTAGAAGGGACAAATAACAAGATAAAAACCATGAAACGGAAAGCTTATGAATACAGGGATTCGGAGTTTTTCAGGTTGAAACTTTTGGACCTTCACAATAAAAGGTACGCATTAATCGGATGA
- a CDS encoding TetR/AcrR family transcriptional regulator, which yields MGLSERRLREKLLRRKQILNAARALLFEKGIKATSISQIAKVAELGVGTIYFYYRSKEEIFAELQEEGLELLYTKIRQSHKDDALPKEKLKNSALALLQFSEECKDYYDIIIYFLNAPEILLSQELKIKVDRHGGKIIAFVCRVVEEGIESGEFKKIHAKRFTIMFWGALQGLLHYKKMKTTLLQGEKFNSLFTYSIDHLIQSISNESF from the coding sequence ATGGGGCTGAGTGAGAGAAGACTCAGGGAAAAATTACTGAGGCGAAAACAAATTCTCAATGCCGCCCGGGCATTGCTGTTTGAAAAAGGCATCAAAGCAACCTCCATCAGCCAGATTGCAAAAGTTGCAGAACTTGGGGTGGGGACCATCTATTTTTACTATCGAAGCAAGGAAGAAATTTTCGCCGAACTTCAGGAAGAGGGACTTGAGCTTCTCTACACAAAAATCCGTCAGTCCCACAAAGATGATGCACTGCCAAAGGAAAAACTAAAAAATTCCGCCCTGGCACTCCTTCAATTCAGTGAAGAGTGTAAAGACTATTACGACATCATCATCTATTTTTTAAACGCTCCGGAAATATTGCTCTCCCAGGAACTTAAAATCAAAGTTGACCGTCACGGGGGAAAAATCATCGCATTTGTATGCCGGGTTGTTGAAGAAGGCATAGAGAGTGGTGAGTTTAAAAAAATTCATGCCAAACGGTTTACCATCATGTTCTGGGGGGCACTTCAGGGCCTGCTTCATTATAAAAAGATGAAAACCACCCTGCTCCAGGGTGAAAAGTTCAACTCTCTGTTCACCTATTCCATTGACCATCTGATTCAAAGCATTTCAAACGAATCCTTTTAA